One part of the Rhodospirillaceae bacterium genome encodes these proteins:
- a CDS encoding penicillin-binding protein 1A, protein MLKALFTFLGLLIVLAFVGVGGLLYVFNKFGQDLPDYHQLADYEPPVMTRVHAGDGRLLAEYAIEKRVFVPIRAMPKRVVNAFLSAEDKNFYHHQGIDFLGVVRAVIINIKNYGGTRRKVGASTITQQVAKNFLLTNEVSWDRKVKEAILAFRMERAFTKDRILELYLNEIYLGYGSYGVATAALNYFDKPLSELSIAEVAYLAALPKAPNNYHPVRKHEAALARRNWVIGRMLEDGVITTDDANLAKAEPLSTRKRSETQFVTAEFFAEEVRRELADRYGEKELYKGGLSVRTTLNPKFQEIADRAVKKGLQSYDRRHGWRGPLMRLDEESSAQTWQQRLATMEPVPGLGNWKMAVVLELTDAAAVIGLHGDTSGTIPLAQLKWARPWAKKERLGPKVKRPSDVLAVGDVIAVEALLADSEGNLYPEGTHALRQIPEIEGGLVALDPHTGRILAMTGGYDYAKSQFNRVTQAKRQPGSAFKPFVYLAALDSGYSPSTLILDAPFVIDQGPGLPKWRPANYTKKFYGPSTMRLGIEKSRNLMTVRLAQTVGMDKISEYAQRFGLTEKMPEQLAMALGAGETTLLRLTSGYAMLVNGGKKIRPTLIDRIQDRHGRKVLSHDARVCRDCRAAFWTGQPVPALPDPRQQLTDTASAYQIVSMLKGVIDRGTGRSIRSVGKPLGGKTGTTNKSIDAWFIGFSADLAVGVFTGFDNPRSLGRREQGASVAAPIFRDFMIEALAESTATPFRIPPGIRLVRVNATTGKPARSGEKKIILEAFKPGTIPTGETQVLRGITTAGGAPAIGTGGLY, encoded by the coding sequence ATGCTTAAAGCACTGTTCACCTTTCTTGGCTTGCTGATCGTCCTGGCGTTCGTTGGCGTCGGTGGCTTGCTGTACGTCTTCAATAAATTTGGCCAGGACTTGCCGGATTACCACCAACTTGCCGATTACGAGCCACCGGTAATGACCCGTGTTCATGCCGGTGACGGGCGACTGCTCGCCGAATACGCCATCGAAAAACGTGTCTTCGTTCCCATTCGGGCCATGCCCAAGCGCGTCGTCAACGCCTTCCTGTCGGCCGAGGACAAGAATTTCTACCACCATCAGGGAATTGATTTCCTCGGCGTCGTCCGCGCCGTCATCATCAATATCAAAAATTACGGCGGCACACGCCGCAAGGTTGGCGCATCAACGATTACCCAGCAGGTGGCGAAAAATTTCCTGTTAACCAACGAGGTGTCCTGGGACCGCAAGGTCAAGGAAGCCATTCTTGCCTTCCGTATGGAACGCGCCTTCACCAAAGACCGCATTCTTGAGCTTTACCTCAATGAGATTTATTTGGGTTATGGCTCTTACGGGGTGGCGACGGCGGCACTGAACTACTTTGACAAACCGCTTTCCGAACTGAGCATTGCCGAGGTCGCCTATCTTGCGGCCTTGCCCAAGGCACCCAACAATTATCACCCGGTGCGCAAGCACGAGGCCGCCCTGGCCCGCCGCAACTGGGTAATTGGCCGTATGCTCGAAGACGGTGTCATAACCACCGACGATGCCAATCTTGCCAAGGCCGAACCCCTGTCTACCCGCAAGCGATCGGAAACCCAATTTGTCACCGCCGAATTTTTTGCCGAAGAAGTTCGCCGTGAACTGGCGGATCGCTACGGCGAGAAAGAGCTCTACAAAGGCGGCTTGTCTGTCCGCACCACCCTGAACCCAAAGTTTCAGGAAATCGCCGACAGGGCCGTCAAAAAAGGTCTGCAATCTTATGACCGCCGCCACGGCTGGCGTGGTCCTTTGATGCGCCTTGATGAAGAATCCTCGGCCCAAACCTGGCAGCAAAGGCTGGCCACCATGGAACCGGTTCCCGGCCTGGGCAACTGGAAGATGGCCGTTGTTCTTGAACTTACTGACGCCGCCGCTGTTATCGGCCTGCACGGTGATACGAGCGGGACTATCCCCCTTGCCCAGTTAAAATGGGCTCGTCCCTGGGCTAAAAAGGAAAGACTGGGGCCAAAGGTCAAGCGTCCGTCCGACGTTCTGGCCGTGGGTGATGTTATCGCCGTTGAGGCCTTGCTTGCCGACAGCGAGGGTAATCTCTATCCAGAGGGAACCCACGCTTTAAGACAAATTCCTGAAATTGAAGGCGGGCTGGTCGCCCTTGACCCCCATACCGGACGGATACTGGCCATGACCGGCGGTTACGATTACGCCAAAAGTCAATTCAACCGGGTGACCCAGGCGAAGCGGCAACCGGGTTCGGCTTTCAAACCTTTTGTCTACCTGGCGGCGCTTGATTCAGGATACTCACCCTCGACCCTGATTCTGGACGCCCCGTTCGTCATCGACCAGGGACCGGGCCTTCCCAAATGGCGCCCGGCCAACTACACCAAGAAATTTTATGGCCCCAGCACCATGCGTCTGGGCATCGAAAAATCCCGCAACCTGATGACCGTCCGGTTGGCCCAAACCGTTGGTATGGATAAAATTTCAGAGTACGCCCAGCGTTTTGGACTGACTGAAAAAATGCCCGAACAACTGGCCATGGCCCTGGGCGCGGGGGAGACAACGCTGCTCCGGCTGACATCGGGTTACGCCATGCTGGTCAACGGTGGCAAGAAAATCAGGCCTACCCTTATTGACCGCATTCAGGACCGCCACGGCCGTAAAGTTCTTAGCCACGACGCCCGGGTCTGCCGTGATTGCCGAGCAGCTTTCTGGACCGGCCAGCCGGTCCCCGCCCTGCCAGACCCGCGCCAACAATTAACCGACACAGCCAGCGCCTACCAGATCGTTTCCATGCTGAAAGGTGTGATCGACCGTGGTACCGGTCGTTCGATCCGTTCGGTCGGCAAACCGTTGGGTGGGAAAACCGGCACCACCAACAAAAGTATCGATGCCTGGTTCATTGGGTTTTCGGCGGACTTGGCGGTCGGCGTCTTTACCGGCTTCGACAACCCCCGATCCCTTGGCAGACGAGAACAAGGCGCCTCCGTAGCAGCGCCTATCTTCCGGGATTTCATGATCGAAGCCCTGGCCGAAAGCACCGCGACACCGTTTCGTATTCCACCCGGCATTCGATTGGTAAGAGTCAACGCGACAACCGGCAAACCGGCTAGGTCCGGCGAGAAGAAAATTATTCTCGAAGCCTTCAAGCCGGGAACCATACCGACAGGTGAAACCCAGGTATTGCGGGGCATCACCACAGCCGGCGGCGCCCCGGCAATCGGCACCGGTGGATTGTATTGA
- the prfB gene encoding peptide chain release factor 2 (programmed frameshift), protein MRAEIAALTQEIKQSLELLRRHLDYDNAERRLEELNALSENPEFWNNPERAQTLMRERTVLEDGLKSIDSLTRELNDNIELLEMGEAEDDTDIVAEAEAALEGAHKTAAKAELQTLLSGEVDSNDAYLEVHAGAGGTEAQDWAEMLLRMYTRWAESKGHKVEWLEESAGEEAGLKSSTIKISGHNAYGWLKTESGVHRLVRISPYDSSARRHTSFSSIWVYPVIDDKIDIEILDKDLRVDTYRASGAGGQHINKTDSAIRITHLPTNIVVQCQNDRSQHKNRAAAMNMLKARLYEAEIQRREDESQAEHDAKTDIGWGHQIRSYVLQPYQMIKDLRTNVETSNTQGVLDGDLDDFMAAALAARVKGNED, encoded by the exons ATGCGCGCCGAAATCGCAGCCCTTACCCAGGAAATCAAACAGTCACTGGAACTGTTAAGGAGGCATCTT GACTACGATAATGCCGAACGACGCCTGGAAGAATTAAACGCCTTATCGGAAAATCCCGAATTCTGGAATAACCCGGAACGCGCCCAGACCCTGATGCGCGAAAGGACCGTCCTGGAAGATGGCCTGAAATCCATCGATTCCCTAACCAGGGAACTCAACGACAATATTGAACTCCTTGAAATGGGAGAAGCCGAGGACGATACAGACATTGTCGCCGAGGCCGAGGCCGCCCTGGAAGGCGCCCACAAAACCGCCGCCAAGGCGGAATTGCAAACACTTCTGTCCGGCGAGGTCGACAGCAACGATGCCTACCTTGAAGTTCACGCCGGGGCTGGCGGCACCGAAGCCCAGGACTGGGCCGAAATGCTGCTTCGCATGTACACCCGCTGGGCCGAAAGCAAGGGTCACAAAGTTGAGTGGCTGGAAGAAAGCGCCGGCGAGGAAGCCGGGCTTAAATCATCAACCATAAAAATTTCCGGCCACAATGCTTACGGCTGGCTAAAGACCGAAAGCGGCGTTCACCGTTTGGTCAGAATATCGCCCTACGATTCCAGCGCCCGTCGCCACACCAGTTTTTCCTCCATCTGGGTCTATCCGGTGATCGATGACAAAATTGATATCGAGATACTGGACAAGGACTTACGGGTCGATACCTACCGCGCCTCGGGTGCCGGCGGTCAGCATATTAACAAGACGGACAGCGCCATCCGCATCACCCACTTGCCGACCAATATTGTCGTCCAATGCCAGAATGACCGTTCGCAACACAAAAACCGCGCCGCTGCCATGAACATGCTGAAAGCACGCCTTTACGAGGCCGAAATCCAAAGACGCGAAGATGAATCCCAAGCCGAGCACGACGCCAAGACAGATATTGGCTGGGGCCACCAAATTCGCTCATACGTCTTGCAGCCCTACCAGATGATCAAGGATTTACGGACAAACGTCGAAACCTCAAACACCCAAGGGGTGCTCGACGGCGACTTGGACGACTTCATGGCGGCCGCCCTTGCGGCAAGGGTTAAAGGGAATGAAGATTAG
- a CDS encoding flagellar basal body-associated FliL family protein, whose product MSDEEEELEEDEDGEEEDEEEGSGGGKKKLFLIIGVVVLLLGGGGAGAYFMGLFGGEEEVPEVVVIPPGPPVYHEFPQLVVDLKKKGARTNYIKLKVVVEIVTRDLPLLVAQELKIVDKMQGYLRSQTRDEVAGGAGTENMRAGITKIVTEIMGEVKVEGVLFREILLQ is encoded by the coding sequence ATGAGTGATGAAGAAGAAGAATTAGAGGAAGACGAAGACGGTGAAGAAGAGGATGAAGAAGAAGGATCGGGCGGCGGTAAGAAAAAGCTGTTCCTGATTATCGGTGTCGTCGTTCTGCTGCTAGGCGGTGGTGGTGCCGGTGCCTACTTCATGGGCTTGTTCGGCGGTGAGGAAGAAGTCCCGGAAGTCGTGGTCATACCACCCGGACCCCCCGTCTATCACGAATTCCCGCAACTGGTCGTCGATTTGAAGAAAAAAGGCGCCCGGACCAATTACATCAAGCTGAAAGTCGTTGTCGAGATCGTCACACGCGACCTGCCGCTATTGGTGGCCCAGGAGCTGAAAATCGTCGACAAGATGCAGGGTTATCTTCGTTCGCAAACACGCGACGAAGTTGCAGGCGGGGCGGGTACTGAAAATATGCGCGCCGGGATCACAAAAATCGTCACCGAGATTATGGGCGAGGTGAAGGTCGAAGGCGTCTTGTTCAGGGAAATCCTGCTTCAATAA
- the bcp gene encoding thioredoxin-dependent thiol peroxidase, whose translation MTINPGDKAPDFDLPIDGGDSLSLKELSGQIVVLYFYPKDSTPGCTNEARDFRDLHSKFRKAGAVVLGASKDSVKRHDNFKAKNELPFSLLSDEEGTLCTAYGVWILKKLYGREYMGIERATFLIDAQGVVRNVWHKVKVKGHAEQVLEAVKAL comes from the coding sequence ATGACCATAAACCCCGGAGACAAGGCCCCTGATTTTGATCTGCCAATAGATGGCGGCGATTCGTTATCGTTGAAGGAACTCTCTGGCCAGATTGTGGTGCTGTATTTCTATCCGAAGGACAGCACCCCGGGGTGCACGAACGAGGCCAGGGATTTTCGCGATCTACATTCCAAATTCAGGAAAGCGGGCGCGGTTGTCCTTGGTGCATCAAAGGACAGTGTTAAGCGACATGATAACTTCAAAGCCAAAAACGAATTGCCGTTTTCTCTTCTATCGGATGAAGAAGGGACCCTGTGCACAGCTTACGGCGTGTGGATCCTGAAAAAGCTTTACGGGCGGGAATATATGGGAATCGAGCGAGCAACATTTCTAATCGATGCTCAGGGTGTCGTCAGGAATGTTTGGCACAAAGTCAAGGTCAAGGGGCACGCCGAACAGGTGCTTGAGGCCGTGAAGGCATTATAA